TTAGTATCTTAGTTACTTGTTTTAATCCAGAATTTTTGCCCTTTGGTAAATCTATCTGTGTTATATCACCTGTAATTATCGCCTTTGAGCCAAAACCTAATCTTGTAAGAAACATCTTCATCTGTTCATTAGTTGTGTTTTGTGCCTCATCTAGAATGACAAAGGAAGAATCTAATGTTCTTCCCCTCATATATGCTAGTGGCGCAACTTCAATTAAGCCTCTTTCCATATATTTAGCATACACTTCTGGTCCTAGTATATCATATAATGCATCATATAATGGTCTTAAATATGGATCAACTTTTTCTTGTAAGTCGCCAGGCAAAAATCCAAGACTCTCTCCTGCTTCAACAGCAGGTCTAGTTAAAATAATTCTATTAACCTCTTTATTCTTAAATGCTGATATTGCCATAGCCATAGCCAAATATGTCTTTCCTGTACCTGCTGGCCCTATACCAAAAACAATATCATTTTCCTTAATAGAATTTACATATATTTTTTGCCCTATGGTTTTAGGCTTAATGGTTTTTCCAGATGCTGTAATGCAAACTGCCTGGTCTAATAATTCTTTTAACGTATCCTCCTGCCCTTCTAAAACAAGCTGAATAGCGTATGTTATTTCTTGTTTAGTCAATTTCCCTTGTTTCTCGATTATTCTAATAAGGCTATTTACTAACTTTTCAGCAAATAATATTTTAGGCTCATCACCTATTATTTTTATTTCTCCTTCTCTAGAAACTATATCTACATCAAGCTCTCTTTCAATTAACTTTATATTTTCATCAAAACTTCCGAAGAGTTCCAATGCATGGTCATTTCTATTTATGCTAATTCTTCTTTCTTGTATTTCTCTTTCCAATATTAATCCTCCTGATTATTACTAGTTATTTTTTCTTTTACACCAATATCTTCATTTACTTCTATAATTACTTCTGTAACAAGTATATTATCTTCAATGCTATATCTAACATCCTTTGAAATTACAGTTGAATCTTTAGGAATTTTAGCCATTAGTTTTTGTGTTCCTTTTACAGCTGAAATCTTTTTCAAAGCTTCAACGTCTTGTTTTATTTTTGTCTTCTGTACTTCTTTAAA
The sequence above is a segment of the Proteiniborus sp. DW1 genome. Coding sequences within it:
- a CDS encoding PhoH family protein → MEREIQERRISINRNDHALELFGSFDENIKLIERELDVDIVSREGEIKIIGDEPKILFAEKLVNSLIRIIEKQGKLTKQEITYAIQLVLEGQEDTLKELLDQAVCITASGKTIKPKTIGQKIYVNSIKENDIVFGIGPAGTGKTYLAMAMAISAFKNKEVNRIILTRPAVEAGESLGFLPGDLQEKVDPYLRPLYDALYDILGPEVYAKYMERGLIEVAPLAYMRGRTLDSSFVILDEAQNTTNEQMKMFLTRLGFGSKAIITGDITQIDLPKGKNSGLKQVTKILNNIKGIDFVYLTKKDVVRHQLVQRIIEAYDKYDKKEETC